The stretch of DNA TGCACACTTTTTACTCTACAGGCTCTATTTTAGCTTATTTTTTAAACAAAAAAAGGCAATTTTGGATCCATTCATACTAAAAGGATCCAAATCGCATAAAATAGAATGATCTACTTCTCTAATAATTTTCAGGATGCCATTCAAAATGTCAGGTGCTATTCGTAACTATCTCCATCATACACCCCAAATTGGTCAACGGGTCATGATAGATCGATCCAGTCAGATCATTGGTCAGGTAACTCTAGCTGATGATTCAAATGTTTGGCCTTTAGCTATTATTCGGGGAGATGTTAATTTTATCTCTATTGGTGCCAGAACGAATATTCAGGATGGTTGTATTTTGCATGTCTCCCGGGGCAGTGAGTCAAATCCTGACGGGCATCCTTTAATTATTGGAGACGATGTTACCGTTGGGCATGCGGCAATTCTTCATGGTTGCACTATTGGTAACAATACACTGATAGGAATGGGAGCCCGGGTACTTGATGGCGCTATTGTAGAAGATAATGTAATGGTCGGTGCTGGCAGTTTAGTTGCACCAGGCAAACGTCTTGAAAGTGGTTATCTGTATCTCGGTAATCCCGCCCGGCAAGCTCGCCCGTTAAATGAAGCAGAAATAGCCTCGTTAGCAGCTTCAGCTAAAAACTATGTCATTTTGAAAGACGAATATTTAAATGGCTAAATAGCTATCCATTAAATGATTATCCAGCCATCGCTGTCGAATTCTGCATTTAAAATCATTTGTTCGAATTCATCTTCCAGATCCCAACGATACTACCTGAACAATTCAATAAACTGTTCAGGCAATTCGGCAAAACCAAAACGCGCTTTGATAACTTCACTCGAAATACAGCAGTGAACCTGAAATCCATTAGCCAATGCCGTGCAGACAACAGCATTACGAATCGGATCCCATTCTTCATTATCGGTGAAAATGATTGCCTGATTCACTTAGCCAGCTCTTTGCGCAATTCATTCAGCACTGGTTCAACTTCTGGCATTACATCATGCCAAAGATAAAAAGCATGAGCTGCTTGCCCCACCAGCATCCCTAAACCGTCAGCATGTTTCCCCACCCCATGTTCTACAGCCCATTTCAGAAACGGAGTTAATGCGGCCTGATAAAACATGTCATAACATGCTGTATCTGAAGATATTAATGATGATGGAATGGAAGGAGTATCTCCACTAATCCCTGTCGAAGTCGCATTAATGATCAGATCAAACTGCTCTTCTGCTAATGCATGGGATTCTTTACTGCTAATGCTGCCAAACGATGAAAATAATGTGGCTAGCATTTCTGCCTTTGCATATGTTCGGTTAGTAACTACTAACTTACAGCCGTGTGACAGTAACGGTAAAATAACGCCTCTCGCTGCCCCACCAGCACCTATCAATAAAACTCGCGATCCGGGTATAACCATGCCCAAACGCTGCAAATCGCTCAGTAATCCAATACCATCGGTGTTATCACCTAACAGACGTCCATCATCCAGACGTTTTATGGTATTGACTGCACCAGCAGAAGCCGCACGTTTAGTAAGCTCATCGCATATTGCATAAGCTCGCTCTTTAAAAGGCAAAGTAATATTGGCGCCTTTGGCTCCATCAGCAAAAAATGTCCTGATTTCATTTTCAAATTCATCAAGAGAGCCTAACTGCGTAGCATAGTGCAAATCGATCCGGCAACCTTCGGCAAAAAGATGGTGAATACGCGGTGATTTACTATGAGCGATTGGATTACCAAAAACAGCGAATTGTTGCATAAAACCCCTGAGAATTATTATCCCTGTCTGTATAATTTTCCGGTTAATACGTCCCGGATTTCTGAAGGTTTTTGACGACCACCCACCAGACCTTTCAATACTGGAAAGCTATCACCAAACTGCTGCTGAACACATTGTTCTGTTTTGCAGGGCTCTAATCCACTTAAATTGGCACTGGTTGAAACCAGAGGCTTACCAAACGCCTGACAAAGTTTCTGTACCAGTAAGTGATCGCTAACCCTGACGGCCAGTGAGTTAAACCGCCCGGTTAACCACTTTGGCGTGGAAGGTCGTGCCGGTATGACCCAGGTTACAGGCCCCGGCCAGCTAGAAAACATCGCTATTTTTTGTTCTGCAGTTAACTGTGCATCATTGATATAAGGCTGTAATTGCTCATAATTTGCAGCAATCAATATTAACCCTTTCTCCCATGAGCGCTGTTTTAATTGCAGAAGATGTTCCACTGCTGATCGATCGTCTGGATCACAACCCAAACCAAATACTGCTTCTGTTGGATAAGCAACAACTTGCTGTTGCTGAAGTTGCTCTACTATAAATTCTAAATTATCAGTCATCTTTCTCTGTCGAAACTTCTTTGCCGCACACTTTACTTGCACAAAACAGGCGATTACCTTTGGAGGTGCGTTTTTCCATCAAAAGAGGATAGCTGCATATTGGGCAGATTCCAGCTACAGGAGTATGATTAAGTGCAAATTGACACTCAGGATAGCGATCGCAGGCGTGAAAAACCTTGCCATAACGAGACTTTCGCTGGAGTAACTTCCCTTGCTTACACTGTGGACAAGCGATCTGTGTTTCATCAGGCTTATCAATCACCGCAATATATTCACAGTCAGGATAACTACTGCACCCAATAAACATACCGTAGCGTCCCTGGCGTAATACCAGAGTTTCACCGCATTGAGGGCAATTCTGTCCATCCAACACTTTAACCACATGACCATCGCTTTGCGATGTCAACGAGTGAATATAGGTACATTCAGGATAACGAGAACATCCTTGAAATGGCCCCTGCTTTCCCGTGCGAATAACTAATGGTGCGCCACACTCGGGACAGAGCTCTTCGCTTTTTCCTGTAAACAATGCTGTTTTACTCATAGCCTCACTGCTAATCGTTTAAAGCCGATTGATAACTACAGTCTACCTGATTAAAACCATTTTTAGATCCCCCTTGTTTATCTGGCTCTGATATATCCTCCCTGAACCACCTGCACCGCACCAGACAATTCCAACTCAAGCAGTTGAATCATCACCTCAGTAACTGATAAAGACATTTTCTCCGCTATAACATCAACGGAAATGGGCTGAGAACTAACATGTTCATACAATGGTGAATCCACCAGCGGACAATCCGGACTAAACAACAAAGGAACTGGTTCAGCCGACAGTTCAGATGATAGCGGCGTTATCCAACATAATGAACTGTTAAGGTTTTCTATAATATCTTCTGGTTGAGCTACCAAAAGTGCGCCTTGCTGAATCAGACTATGAGTTCCTTCACTATTACGGCTATCTAATGGGCCTGGAATTGCAAATACTTCCCGACCTTGCTCCAGTGCATATTTTGCCGTAATCAGTGAACCGCTGCGTAAACCAGCTTCAATGACCAGAACCCCCAAACAGAGGCCGCTGATAATTCGATTTCGTCGTGGAAAATACTCAGCCCTTGGTGCTTCAAAAGGTAAAAACTCAGAAACTAACGAACCCTGATTTTCCAATATCTTTTGAGCCAGTCCCAAATGACTTCTGGGGTGAAGTTTGGCAAGTCCGCTTCCCAAAACAGCTATTGTAATTCCCCCCACAGCCAAAGCTCCCTGATGACTGATACCATCAATACCTACAGCTAAGCCACTGGTTATTACTAATCCCGTAGTTGCCAGCTGTTGTGAGAAATAGCTAGCCCAAATT from Limnobaculum xujianqingii encodes:
- a CDS encoding gamma carbonic anhydrase family protein, coding for MSGAIRNYLHHTPQIGQRVMIDRSSQIIGQVTLADDSNVWPLAIIRGDVNFISIGARTNIQDGCILHVSRGSESNPDGHPLIIGDDVTVGHAAILHGCTIGNNTLIGMGARVLDGAIVEDNVMVGAGSLVAPGKRLESGYLYLGNPARQARPLNEAEIASLAASAKNYVILKDEYLNG
- the aroE gene encoding shikimate dehydrogenase, whose protein sequence is MQQFAVFGNPIAHSKSPRIHHLFAEGCRIDLHYATQLGSLDEFENEIRTFFADGAKGANITLPFKERAYAICDELTKRAASAGAVNTIKRLDDGRLLGDNTDGIGLLSDLQRLGMVIPGSRVLLIGAGGAARGVILPLLSHGCKLVVTNRTYAKAEMLATLFSSFGSISSKESHALAEEQFDLIINATSTGISGDTPSIPSSLISSDTACYDMFYQAALTPFLKWAVEHGVGKHADGLGMLVGQAAHAFYLWHDVMPEVEPVLNELRKELAK
- the tsaC gene encoding L-threonylcarbamoyladenylate synthase type 1 TsaC encodes the protein MTDNLEFIVEQLQQQQVVAYPTEAVFGLGCDPDDRSAVEHLLQLKQRSWEKGLILIAANYEQLQPYINDAQLTAEQKIAMFSSWPGPVTWVIPARPSTPKWLTGRFNSLAVRVSDHLLVQKLCQAFGKPLVSTSANLSGLEPCKTEQCVQQQFGDSFPVLKGLVGGRQKPSEIRDVLTGKLYRQG
- a CDS encoding DNA topoisomerase family protein; translation: MSKTALFTGKSEELCPECGAPLVIRTGKQGPFQGCSRYPECTYIHSLTSQSDGHVVKVLDGQNCPQCGETLVLRQGRYGMFIGCSSYPDCEYIAVIDKPDETQIACPQCKQGKLLQRKSRYGKVFHACDRYPECQFALNHTPVAGICPICSYPLLMEKRTSKGNRLFCASKVCGKEVSTEKDD
- the dprA gene encoding DNA-processing protein DprA gives rise to the protein MERDEWWLRLLMISGQKLPYIRRLRNVEPSQIVFSEQLLPVLGFSRDQVDAFLQVEPHQLIKNLRWLEGEDCHLVTYIDPEYPDLLRNISSAPLALFVRGEKVNLTKPQLAIVGSRHYSHYGQIWASYFSQQLATTGLVITSGLAVGIDGISHQGALAVGGITIAVLGSGLAKLHPRSHLGLAQKILENQGSLVSEFLPFEAPRAEYFPRRNRIISGLCLGVLVIEAGLRSGSLITAKYALEQGREVFAIPGPLDSRNSEGTHSLIQQGALLVAQPEDIIENLNSSLCWITPLSSELSAEPVPLLFSPDCPLVDSPLYEHVSSQPISVDVIAEKMSLSVTEVMIQLLELELSGAVQVVQGGYIRAR